In the genome of Xiphophorus hellerii strain 12219 chromosome 14, Xiphophorus_hellerii-4.1, whole genome shotgun sequence, the window CATATTGAatgaaactttttctctttctgtaatTTATTCTCATGTTACAATTCATATATATCAGCAGAAActgtttggataaaaaaaagctttgaatgTGTCCAAAGTCTTCATTATGTTCATATTTctccaaacacaaaaacacattttagatttCTGATGCTTCATGACAAATTCAAAGAAActtttgcaaaatgaaaaaatttccttcatgtttttctgtaactttAATGTCAGTGAATCAATAAACTGATTGCAAACGTCAGTCTGTGTGAACTTGTGTTAATTTTGACACACAGGTGGTCATGATACGGGCTGATACTCTGTTGGATTGTAAAGACtctgatattattattattattataaagttTGTGTGTTGATGCTTATataagaaacaaacagcagaattaatcattttaaataacaaaagttttataaagtagaaaaaattCCAGTAAAAAATTGATCAGCTGATCGATGTCCAgatatttaacatttctgaagcagcagctcctcttcatcactttCTATAAATAAACTCATTCAGCCTTAATGTGGgttttacctttttgtttttgtccaataAGTTcttatataaacaaaataaaacaatttatcatAAATTTTAGAAGATAAAACTTAACGTTGAATCTTAATGATggaaaaagtataaaaacagaacaaatcaaaCTGAACTGATCCAGTCAGTCCATCACTCAGACCTTCAGCTCTATACGCTCACAGTTCCTAACtccaccaccaggtggcgctccAGTATAACCCTTGATGGTAGAACTGGTCTGAGGTCAGATCCAGCAGCTGGATTGTTTCTGCAGAGGtccaaacagctgcagctcatgTTGGAGGTTAAAAGCTTCTGCAGTGAATCAGGTTCTGACAACATGAGGGAAGAAATCTGGTTGATTTCCagcagaaccatcagaaccagaaccagtggAGCAGATCCAGAGCTTCACTGGttcatcagctgctgcagcttaaAGCAGCTCAGATCAGGGTTCTGGTTCCAGGTTCTGCTTGAGTCCAGAACGTTTGTTTCCAGCAGCCAGCAGGTCAgaaccagctgcagctggacgggtcagaaccagaaaatCACTATGCTGCTGGTTCATGAACAGAAGGAAGAAAATCAGTTCAAACCTGAAACactgaacataaaaaataaacaacaatcttagattaaattatgtttattgaGGCTCATTTATGTcgagtttcagttttaaaatctttcagcTGCTGAAAATAATCGACCAAATAAATGAGTTTGTTGTGTTGATGCTACAAATCTACATTCCTCTcattctgatcaaagtgtttcTAACGATAAAGTGACTGAACTCTCTCTTGTCTCTTTGTcattactaaaataaacatctgctggttgaaaacatttcactaaaaaataagaaagaaaaaacatcagagctgctgctgtcagtcccacagtgaagatgatgaagatgatgatgatgatgaagatgttccatctttgttctggttctggagtcAAAGTTGGTCTCTGAGTTTGGATCTGATCAGCAGCTGCAGGGAgagaaatcagaaatatttattgatatttgatgAAAACTGAGATCCAGGAGGATTCATGTAGAAGATGAAGATGTTGGTTCATCAACACAAGAATCAGAATTTATCAacgtttgtaaaaatgtttattaatattctGATGATTTTTTCTCACCAGTAACGCTGAGTCGACATTCTGTAGAGTTGAAtccatcttcagttttcacgTCACACAGATACAGACCAGAGTCTTCAGTCCTCAGTCTGGACACATTTAATCTGATTCGTCCTTCTCTGAGGACGTCTTTGTCACTCTGGACTCGtcctgaaaactgtttatcctgAGAATCTGGAAACTCATCACCATCATGATGAAGATATATTACCCCTGACTTTACTGATGTTCTGAATTCACAGATGATGAACAGTTCCCTGTTGGATCCCTGAGTCTTGGTGGTGAAGGTCCACTCCAGAGTGATGCTGTGGTTCTCCTCTGCCTGATAGCTGCTCTGTGTCACATTCActacaaatgttgctgctgaggagacagagagggaaagagaggagcagacacACTGAGAACTGGAACATGGGAGTCTTTCAGCTCCATCTAGAGAGCTTTCTGTCACAAAGACAAGATGGAGACTGACCATAGAGACAtgagctgaggatgaggagcagcaggatcctggagatcatcttcatcctgagagaggaagaggaggagaggcagcagAACATCAGGAACAGCATCACTAACAATACAAGGAACATCTGGATTCCTGCTAcagatttaactttatttagaaacagatcAATACTGCCACCTTGTGGTAATAAAACTATACAGCCGTCAGACaacagaacatgtttttattctctgctccttctgaaacttttattatgaaatattttatttagattgtttatatctaaataaaatatttagattatatTCTCTGAGccttcttgtaattttgatgattattatttACAGACAATTAGAAAACTgcataagaccaataaaaacataaatatccaaaacagAGATATCAGGTTTCTGAAAAGACTTTTAATTTCTATCCAGTCAGTTTCACTTTGGACTTTAATCAACTTGGTTTCTGGTTCTCTTCATTCTTCCTCCAAACTCTGGAACCTTCATTTCTGAATGAAATACAaactttactttcatctgaaaacagGACTTTGACCCACTGAGCAACGGTCCAGTTCTTCTCTTCAGGTAAGATGTTTGTATCTAGGATTGTCTCTGGTGAATCCTGTGTGAAGGAGTGAACTGAGTCTGCTCTGAATCCAGCATCAGTTCACTCCTTCATCCTTGTGAAACGCATCGAAATGTGAGAGAGGTTTTTAGACAATCCTCTCCAGGCTGCAGTTTTCCCTGCtgaacattttccacatgtCGTGGTGTGGAGAACAGGATGGAGACACATCCTGTCTGAGTTTGAAACCTGAGACATGTTGGACAAAAGTGTCAAACCAGAGACACTAAACTTTCAGCTGCAAGAAATAATAACAAGTTACAGAAGATTAAAAGTTATTATTACAGATATATGAACTGGAAAACATGGTTTCAGGATTTAACTGTcgtgtttttcttcttattcaCAAGAAACGTGTATTTAACTAAAAGGTTTTATCCAACTAACTCTAAATTATAGACAAACAGATCCACATAGAATAAACTTACTCtgttagttttcttctttatcaGCCTCcatattttgttgctttgtcaACTTTTGTGTCCAGGTCTCTGCATAACGTTGCTACTGATCTCTAAAGCTACAGTTTAGATCTAAACTAACAGACTGACAAATAATTTCAGTTATGCTTTTTAGAGGCGGTCGAGGGATCAAACTCCTACTCACTTTAAGAACTCCTCCTCCTAATGCCGGACATTCATTACATTCATTACTGTCTCCATGTTGCAGGGCATAAAGCCGGACTCGTCCTGAATCAGGGAGTTTCCCTTCCTGCTCCGTTAGACTCTGGGGAATGAGTTGCAGTAGGAGgagcaaagcaaagcaaagcgAGCGGAAGCGGTGGAGCTGAAAGATGTCAGTCGTGAAAGCTGCCAACAAACTTTGATTTGATTCCTCAACCAGCTGTTACTGGAAGCGCATAGCAGAAATAATTTGTCGATCTGTTAATTCAGGCCTGCAGAGATCAGCAGCAAAGCTGTGCAGAGACCTGGACACAAGGTCAGTGATGACgctgatgaagaagaaaaactaaccGAGTaagtttattatatttaatgtgGATCCGTTTGTCTGATCCGTTTAGAGTTAGTTGGATAAAACCTTTTACTAAACTACACGTTTCTTGTGAGTGTAAAACACAATCagtaaataataacattgtGTTTCCCAGTTCATATattgtaaaataacttttaatctcctgtaacttgtttttctttctgaactCTCTGAATGTTTTGTGTCTCCTATCAGTATTAAACGTGTTTGTCCAACATGTTTCAGCTCTTAAACTCAGGGTTTCCCACCAACGCTGACAACACAATCAGTCCCGTTTACGTTCATAGATTcgtttctgttctttctttcaACAGAATAAAGacgaataaaaaaaagtctgaagtGCTTCACAGATCAATATGTCTGCAGTGACGAAATGTGTTTGATATTTCAcactcagaaaatgtttcatttgtttacaGTTTATAATGAAACTGTCTCTGAAATGATAAGATTTCAACACTGGAGAATCACGAAGGTTCAGAGGCAGAAAAAGTTTCTACGGTTTGCTCCGAGCAGAGCTTCACTGCGGCGGCGTGGGAGGAGTTAAACACGTGACTCCGCCCACAGCTCAAATCACACCAGCAGTGTGAACTGTGAACTAAATATAAACTGGAAGGTCAAGTTCctgaaataattcattttacccCTTCAACAGTAATAATTCACTGAATGGTGATGAATGTATGTTGAGACATTAAATGAAGGTTTTCTCATCA includes:
- the LOC116733144 gene encoding uncharacterized protein LOC116733144 isoform X3 — translated: MKMISRILLLLILSSCLCAATFVVNVTQSSYQAEENHSITLEWTFTTKTQGSNRELFIICEFRTSVKSGVIYLHHDGDEFPDSQDKQFSGRVQSDKDVLREGRIRLNVSRLRTEDSGLYLCDVKTEDGFNSTECRLSVTAADQIQTQRPTLTPEPEQRWNIFIIIIIFIIFTVGLTAAALMFFLSYFLVKCFQPADVYFSNDKETRESSVTLSLETL